One segment of Paramormyrops kingsleyae isolate MSU_618 chromosome 8, PKINGS_0.4, whole genome shotgun sequence DNA contains the following:
- the LOC111853418 gene encoding F-box only protein 42-like, giving the protein MSCCSDIGDDSPVAMDTEESGAGPGQGPVGLGQGDLVSGKDGGALDGEKMEETGRVMVKLPEEVLEYILSFLSPYQEHKMAALVCKQWYRLIKGVAYQCYHGFLRAVQEGCIQWESRTFPYPGTPITQRFSHSACYYDLNQSMYVFGGCTQSSCNAAFNDLWRLDLNSKEWIRPLASGSYPSPKAGATLVIYKDLLVLFGGWTRPSPYPLHQPERFFDEIHTYSPSKNWWNCFVTTHGPPPMAGHSSSVIGGCMVVFGGSLGARQMSNEVWVLDLEQWSWFKPSVSGPAPHPRGGQSQIVIDDETLLILGGCGGPNTLLKDAWLLHMSASPWKWQQLRVENDDHGAPELWCHPACRVGQCVVVFSQAPSGRAPLSPSLNSRPSPISTTPPPLGPDSPSLRSQSPVRGWGAGVVPGTDEVPCVNGRWGVLRPRPATRGGARDGSPSPSQQLSPSRGPDSPPLPHLLNGFSQSPRTSPSQMSSPPSRTHSHAPPDCSWDCPAPPACASEHGHTNGFHTPPPDSPRTPPGAVSPGALRRGLEAIKALTSAPSSLPQSQASGGRSSSSTPPSSSSSSPPQGAGADGHPIPPIARRLAHHPPQSLNVGKPLYQSLNCKPMQMYVLDVSRAKEHGLVSWKVFGGGGGVAVVGPPETSLHTVVQGRGELIIFGGLMDKKQNVKYYPKTNALYFVRAKR; this is encoded by the exons ATGTCCTGTTGCTCAGACATTGGGGATGACAGCCCTGTCGCCATGGACACGGAAGAGAGTGGGGCCGGACCAGGGCAGGGCCCTGTAGGACTGGGACAGGGGGACCTCGTGTCTGGGAAAGATGGCGGAGCACTGGACGGCGAGAAGATGGAGGAGACCGGGAGGGTAATGGTGAAACTGCCAGAGGAGGTGCTGGAGTACATTCtatccttcctgtctccctacCAGGAGCACAAGATGGCCGCCCTCGTCTGCAAACAGTGGTACAGACTCATCAAAG gtGTCGCATACCAGTGTTACCACGGCTTCCTGCGAGCTGTCCAGGAGGGCTGTATCCAGTGGGAGAGCCGCACTTTCCCCTACCCTGGGACACCCATCACGCAGCGCTTCTCTCACA GCGCGTGCTACTACGACTTGAACCAGTCCATGTACGTGTTTGGTGGCTGCACCCAGAGCAGCTGCAATGCCGCATTCAATGACCTGTGGAGGCTTGACCTTAACAGCAAGGAGTGGATACGGCCCCTGGCTTCAG gTTCCTACCCTTCTCCGAAAGCTGGGGCCACCCTTGTGATATATAAAGATCTGCTAGTTCTTTTTGGGGGCTGGACCCGACCCAGTCCGTACCCACTTCACCAGCCGGAGAGGTTCTTCGACGAAATCCACACCTACTCCCCCTCTAAGAACTG GTGGAACTGCTTTGTGACGACTCACGGCCCCCCCCCGATGGCGGGACACTCCTCCTCGGTCATTGGCGGCTGCATGGTGGTGTTCGGGGGCTCCCTTGGGGCGCGCCAGAT GAGTAATGAGGTCTGGGTTCTGGATCTCGAGCAGTGGTCCTGGTTCAAGCCGTCTGTCTCTGGACCCGCTCCGCACCCCCGGGGGGGACAATCCCAG ATTGTGATTGATGATGAGACGCTGTTGATCCTGGGTGGTTGCGGAGGACCCAATACG CTGCTTAAGGACGCCTGGCTCCTGCACATGAGCGCCTCCCCGTGGAAGTGGCAGCAATTGCGGGTAGAAAATGATGACCACGGCGCTCCAGAGCTCTGGTGCCACCCGGCCTGCAGG gtggggcagtgtgtggtggTCTTCTCCCAAGCCCCCAGTGGGCGCGCCCCACTGAGCCCCAGTCTGAACTCCCGCCCCTCCCCTATCAGCACGACACCGCCCCCCCTGGGCCCCGACTCTCCCTCCCTGCGCTCGCAGTCGCCCGTGCGCGGCTGGGGGGCAGGCGTGGTGCCGGGCACCGATGAAGTGCCCTGCGTGAATGGCCGCTGGGGCGTGCTCCGGCCGCGACCCGCCACCCGGGGGGGTGCCAGAGATGGCAGTCCCTCCCCATCCCAGCAGCTGTCCCCCTCGCGTGGCCCCGAcagcccccccctgccccatctGCTCAATGGCTTCTCCCAATCTCCCCGTACCAGCCCCTCCCAGATGTCCTCCCCGCCCTCTCGCACGCATTCCCACGCCCCCCCTGACTGTAGCTGGGATtgccctgccccccctgccTGTGCCTCTGAGCATGGCCATACCAATGGcttccacacccccccccctgatTCCCCCCGCACGCCTCCGGGAGCCGTGTCGCCTGGAGCTTTGCGGCGCGGCCTGGAGGCCATCAAGGCCCTTACCTCTGCGCCTTCCTCCCTGCCTCAGTCCCAGGCCAGCGGGGGTAGGAGCTCTTCCAGCACGCCCCCTTCCTCCTCGTCCTCCAGCCCGCCGCAGGGCGCCGGGGCGGACGGCCACCCCATCCCCCCAATCGCACGCCGCCTGGCTCACCATCCTCCCCAGAGCCTGAATGTGGGGAAGCCCCTATACCAGTCCCTGAACTGCAAGCCCATGCAGATGTACGTCCTGGACGTGTCACGGGCCAAGGAGCACGGCCTGGTCTCCTGGAAGGTGTtcggcgggggcgggggcgtgGCCGTGGTGGGGCCCCCAGAGACCAGCCTCCACACGGTGGTCCAGGGCCGGGGGGAGCTCATCATATTCGGAGGTCTGATGGACAAGAAGCAGAACGTGAAATACTACCCCAAGACCAACGCCTTGTACTTCGTACGTGCAAAGAGATAG